One genomic segment of Bacteroides caccae includes these proteins:
- a CDS encoding Tex family protein produces the protein MELFHKMISGSLGIPERQIASTLHLLGEGATIPFISRYRKEATGGLDEVQIEQIKEQHDKLCDIAKRKETILGTITEQGKLTAELEKRINDTWNPTELEDVYLPYKPKRKTRAEAARQKGLEPLATILLLQRENNLAVRASSFVKGDVKDIDDALKGARDIIAEQVNEDEHARNAVRNQFGRQAEIIAKVVKGKEDEAAKYRDYFDFSESLKRCTSHRLLAIRRAESEGLLKVSITPDDETCIERLERQFVRGNNECSHQVSEATADAYKRLLKPSIETEFAAQSKEKADEEAIRVFTENLRQLLLTAPLGQKRVLAIDPGFRTGCKVVCLDAQGNLIHNENIYPHPPVNKPGEAASKLRKMIEAYQIEAISIGNGTASRETEDFINRQTFDRQIPVFMVSEQGASIYSASKIARDEFPDYDVTVRGAVSIGRRLMDPLAELVKIDPKSIGVGQYQHDVDQTKLKKALDQTVENCVNLVGVNLNTASSHLLTYISGLGPQLAQNIVNYRVENGAFNSRKELMKVPRMGAKAFEQCAGFLRIPGAKNPLDNTAVHPESYHIVEQMAKDLKCTVDELIANKELRQKINISDYLTPTVGLPTLQDILQELDKPGRDPRKTIKVFEFDKNVRTINDLREGMILPGIVGNITNFGAFVDIGIKENGLVHLSQLAERYISDPTEIVSIHQQVMVKIINVDTDRKRIQLSMIGVPQD, from the coding sequence ATGGAATTATTTCACAAGATGATTTCCGGATCATTAGGCATACCGGAAAGACAAATCGCCAGCACCCTTCATCTTTTGGGTGAAGGTGCCACTATACCATTCATCAGCCGTTACCGTAAAGAAGCTACGGGTGGACTGGATGAAGTTCAAATAGAGCAGATCAAGGAGCAACACGATAAGCTGTGCGACATAGCCAAACGCAAGGAAACGATTCTCGGCACTATCACCGAACAAGGTAAACTGACCGCCGAGCTCGAGAAGCGCATCAACGACACCTGGAACCCTACGGAACTGGAAGATGTCTATCTCCCCTACAAACCCAAACGGAAAACCCGTGCGGAAGCCGCCCGCCAAAAAGGACTCGAACCGCTTGCCACAATCCTCTTGCTACAACGGGAGAATAATCTTGCCGTCCGCGCCTCCTCCTTCGTCAAAGGTGACGTGAAAGACATAGACGATGCCCTAAAAGGTGCCCGTGACATCATCGCCGAACAAGTGAACGAAGACGAACATGCCCGCAACGCAGTGCGTAACCAGTTCGGACGACAGGCGGAGATCATCGCCAAAGTAGTAAAAGGCAAAGAGGATGAAGCTGCCAAATACCGGGATTACTTCGACTTCTCCGAGTCTCTGAAACGCTGCACCTCCCACCGTTTGCTGGCTATCCGCCGTGCAGAATCGGAAGGACTGCTGAAAGTCTCTATCACTCCGGATGATGAGACGTGTATCGAACGTTTGGAACGCCAATTCGTACGAGGCAATAACGAATGCAGCCATCAGGTAAGCGAAGCCACTGCCGATGCCTACAAACGTCTGCTCAAACCCTCCATTGAAACGGAATTTGCCGCCCAATCCAAAGAAAAAGCGGACGAAGAAGCCATACGCGTGTTCACGGAAAACCTCCGCCAGCTACTGCTTACCGCTCCATTGGGACAGAAACGGGTGCTCGCAATTGATCCCGGATTCCGTACCGGATGCAAAGTAGTCTGCCTAGACGCACAAGGTAACCTGATACATAATGAAAATATCTATCCGCATCCCCCGGTCAACAAACCCGGCGAAGCCGCTTCCAAACTCCGCAAGATGATAGAAGCCTACCAGATAGAAGCAATCTCTATCGGCAACGGAACGGCCAGCCGCGAGACGGAAGACTTTATCAACCGTCAAACGTTTGACCGCCAAATTCCCGTATTCATGGTCAGTGAACAAGGAGCTTCTATCTATTCAGCTTCCAAGATCGCTCGCGATGAGTTTCCCGACTATGACGTTACAGTACGGGGAGCAGTCTCTATCGGCCGCCGTCTCATGGACCCATTGGCGGAACTGGTTAAAATCGATCCCAAATCTATCGGCGTAGGTCAATACCAACACGATGTGGACCAGACAAAGCTAAAGAAAGCACTCGACCAGACAGTAGAAAACTGTGTCAACCTCGTTGGTGTCAACCTGAACACAGCCAGTAGCCATTTGTTGACGTATATCTCCGGCCTGGGACCTCAACTGGCACAGAACATCGTAAACTATCGTGTAGAAAACGGAGCCTTCAACTCACGGAAAGAACTGATGAAAGTCCCACGCATGGGTGCCAAAGCCTTTGAGCAATGTGCCGGCTTTCTCCGTATCCCCGGAGCCAAAAATCCGTTGGACAACACTGCCGTACATCCGGAAAGCTACCACATCGTAGAGCAAATGGCCAAAGACCTGAAATGTACCGTCGACGAACTGATAGCTAACAAGGAACTCCGGCAGAAAATCAATATCTCCGACTATCTCACTCCCACCGTCGGACTGCCTACCTTACAGGACATCCTACAAGAACTCGACAAACCGGGACGTGACCCTCGTAAAACCATTAAGGTATTCGAATTTGATAAGAACGTACGTACGATCAACGACTTGCGCGAAGGAATGATACTTCCGGGCATTGTAGGC
- a CDS encoding sensor histidine kinase yields MSRYVGYLFVCILWLFVPMGAWAVSKDKNPILIICSYNPAAHQTSVTISDYMEEYGKLGGQRDIIIENMNCKSFSEAPLWSDMMTQILSKYQGEKHPGQIILLGQEAWAAYLSQRDSMQIKVPVMCSLASSNIVILPKDTVKNLDSWMPESVDIFVDHMDIPELESGFINQYDIEGNIRMLRAFYPKTEHIAFISDNTYGGVTMQALVRKEMEKFPDLDLILMDGRKHTIYTIVEELRHLPENTVIMVGTWRVDMNEGYFMRNATYAMMEATPAIPAFTPSSVSLGSWAIGGVLPDYRKVGKEMAQESVRMDSQPGDTAKHLSVIGCKAVLDSRKVKEWGLNPKVLPFDVQLINQPVSFYQQYTYQIWSACALFVILVLGLCISLFYYFRTKRLRDELLKSEKDLRVAKDRAEESNRLKSAFLANMSHEIRTPLNSIVGFSDVLAVGGSTEEEQQSYYQIIKTNSDLLLRLINDILDLSRLEANRVTLTWEECDVVQLCNQVVASVSFSRRSDNQFLFNTSFESFRMETDVQRMQQVIINLMSNADKFTKQGKITLDFSVNEETQMAVFSVTDTGCGIPKEKQALVFERFEKLNEYAQGTGLGLSICKLIVYKWKGEIWIDPDYTGGARFVFSHPLNIEKE; encoded by the coding sequence ATGTCGAGATATGTAGGATACCTGTTCGTCTGTATTCTTTGGCTGTTCGTGCCTATGGGGGCATGGGCTGTCTCTAAAGATAAGAATCCCATTCTGATTATCTGCTCCTATAATCCGGCAGCGCACCAGACTTCGGTCACCATTTCCGATTATATGGAAGAATATGGCAAACTGGGAGGGCAGCGTGACATTATCATTGAAAACATGAACTGCAAAAGTTTCTCGGAAGCTCCGCTCTGGAGTGATATGATGACGCAGATTCTTTCTAAATACCAGGGAGAGAAGCATCCGGGACAAATTATTTTATTGGGTCAGGAAGCATGGGCGGCTTATTTGTCACAAAGGGATTCGATGCAGATAAAAGTGCCGGTCATGTGTAGCCTCGCGAGTAGTAATATCGTAATATTACCGAAGGATACCGTGAAGAATCTTGATAGCTGGATGCCCGAATCCGTAGATATTTTTGTTGACCACATGGATATTCCGGAACTCGAATCGGGCTTTATCAATCAGTATGATATAGAGGGGAATATACGTATGCTCCGGGCGTTTTATCCAAAAACGGAGCATATCGCTTTTATATCGGATAATACGTATGGCGGTGTGACTATGCAGGCATTGGTACGGAAGGAAATGGAAAAGTTCCCCGATTTGGATTTGATTCTTATGGACGGGCGTAAGCATACTATCTACACGATTGTGGAGGAGTTGAGACATTTGCCGGAAAATACGGTTATTATGGTGGGGACTTGGCGTGTGGATATGAATGAGGGGTATTTCATGCGGAATGCCACTTATGCCATGATGGAGGCGACTCCCGCTATTCCGGCTTTTACACCTTCTTCGGTGAGCTTGGGGTCTTGGGCAATTGGCGGCGTGCTTCCTGACTATCGGAAAGTGGGAAAGGAAATGGCACAGGAATCTGTACGAATGGATAGTCAGCCGGGAGATACGGCGAAACATCTTTCCGTGATTGGTTGTAAGGCTGTATTGGATAGCCGAAAGGTGAAGGAATGGGGATTGAATCCGAAAGTCTTGCCTTTTGATGTGCAGCTTATTAATCAGCCGGTTTCTTTCTATCAGCAGTATACGTATCAGATTTGGTCCGCTTGTGCGCTGTTTGTGATATTGGTGCTCGGATTATGTATTTCGCTGTTTTATTATTTCCGCACGAAACGTTTGAGGGATGAATTGTTGAAATCGGAGAAGGATCTGCGTGTAGCGAAGGATAGGGCGGAAGAATCGAATCGTCTGAAAAGTGCTTTTCTAGCTAATATGAGCCATGAGATACGAACGCCGTTGAATTCTATTGTCGGCTTTTCGGATGTACTGGCGGTAGGCGGCAGCACAGAGGAGGAACAACAGTCCTATTATCAGATTATTAAGACGAACTCAGATTTGTTACTTCGCCTGATTAACGATATTCTTGATCTTTCACGTCTGGAGGCGAACCGGGTGACGCTGACTTGGGAGGAGTGTGATGTGGTGCAGTTATGCAACCAGGTGGTGGCTTCTGTCAGTTTCTCGCGACGGTCGGATAATCAGTTTCTATTCAATACATCTTTCGAGAGTTTCCGAATGGAGACGGACGTGCAGCGTATGCAGCAGGTGATTATCAATTTGATGTCCAATGCCGATAAGTTTACAAAACAGGGAAAGATAACATTGGATTTTTCGGTGAATGAGGAGACGCAAATGGCTGTCTTTTCGGTGACGGACACGGGATGCGGTATTCCGAAGGAGAAACAGGCGTTGGTGTTCGAGCGTTTTGAAAAACTGAATGAATATGCGCAGGGGACAGGTTTGGGACTGTCTATCTGTAAATTGATTGTGTATAAATGGAAAGGAGAGATATGGATTGATCCTGATTACACAGGAGGGGCACGGTTTGTTTTCTCTCACCCGCTAAATATAGAAAAAGAATGA
- a CDS encoding bifunctional metallophosphatase/5'-nucleotidase — translation MKRFTLIYVWLLFLVLSVVAQEKVVKLKIVQTSDVHGNYYPYNFITRQEWKGSLARIYSFVQKERREYKENLILLDNGDILQGQPTAYYYNYIDTVSPHLCAEMMNYMKYDAGNMGNHDVETGRSVFDRWIGTCDFPILGANIIDTSTGETYLPPYKVLRRDGVKIVILGMITPAIPAWLSENLWKGLHFDDMEETARKWMKIIREKENPDLVIGLFHAGQEAFKMSGKYNENASLNVAKNVPGFDMVLMGHDHARECKKVVNIVGDSVLIIDPASNGVVLSNVDVTLKLKDGKLVDKDIRGRLTETKDYGVSEDFMKHFASQYETVKRFVSKKIGTFTESISTHPSFFGPSAFIDLIHTLQLDITGADVSFAAPLSFDAEIKEGDVSVSDMFNLYKYENMLYVMTLSGKEIKDFLEMSYYMWTNRMKSPDDHLLWFKEKRREGAEDRASFQNYSFNFDSASGIIYTVDVTKPQGEKVTIASMADGSPFLMNKVYKVALNSYRGNGGGELLTKGSGIPQEKLKDRIIFSTDKDLRFYLMNYIEKKGIMDPKALNQWKFIPEEWTVPAAKHDYEYLFGVVNK, via the coding sequence ATGAAACGATTTACATTGATTTATGTTTGGCTTCTTTTCCTCGTGCTGTCCGTTGTGGCGCAGGAAAAAGTGGTGAAGCTGAAGATTGTACAAACAAGTGATGTGCACGGCAACTATTATCCTTATAACTTTATAACCCGTCAGGAATGGAAAGGCAGCTTGGCGCGAATCTATTCTTTTGTACAGAAAGAGCGCCGGGAGTATAAAGAGAATCTTATTTTACTCGATAATGGTGATATCTTGCAGGGACAACCTACAGCTTATTACTATAATTATATAGATACGGTATCTCCTCATCTTTGTGCGGAGATGATGAACTATATGAAATATGATGCCGGCAATATGGGTAATCATGATGTGGAAACCGGACGCAGTGTGTTCGACCGTTGGATCGGGACTTGTGATTTCCCTATATTGGGAGCGAACATCATAGATACGTCTACCGGAGAAACGTATCTGCCACCGTACAAGGTACTGAGGCGTGACGGTGTGAAAATAGTTATCTTGGGAATGATTACCCCGGCTATTCCTGCATGGCTTTCCGAAAATTTGTGGAAGGGATTGCATTTTGACGATATGGAGGAGACGGCTCGTAAATGGATGAAGATTATTCGTGAAAAAGAGAATCCGGACTTAGTGATTGGCTTGTTCCATGCGGGGCAGGAAGCGTTTAAAATGTCCGGCAAATATAATGAGAACGCATCTCTGAATGTGGCGAAGAATGTACCGGGATTTGATATGGTATTAATGGGGCATGATCATGCCCGTGAATGTAAGAAGGTGGTGAATATTGTCGGAGATTCGGTCTTGATTATTGACCCAGCCAGCAACGGGGTGGTGCTCTCTAATGTGGATGTCACTCTGAAATTGAAAGACGGGAAATTGGTGGATAAAGATATCAGGGGGAGACTTACTGAAACGAAAGATTATGGAGTCAGCGAGGACTTTATGAAACATTTCGCTTCTCAGTATGAGACCGTGAAGAGGTTTGTATCCAAAAAGATAGGTACATTTACTGAAAGTATCTCTACTCATCCTTCTTTCTTCGGGCCTTCTGCTTTCATTGATTTGATACATACGTTGCAGCTTGATATTACGGGGGCGGATGTTTCTTTCGCTGCTCCGCTTTCATTTGATGCGGAAATAAAGGAAGGGGATGTATCTGTCAGTGATATGTTCAACCTGTATAAGTACGAGAATATGCTTTACGTGATGACATTGTCGGGAAAAGAAATTAAAGATTTTTTGGAAATGTCTTATTATATGTGGACAAATCGGATGAAATCGCCGGACGATCATTTGCTCTGGTTCAAGGAGAAGCGTCGCGAAGGTGCGGAGGACAGGGCCTCTTTCCAGAATTACAGTTTTAACTTTGATTCGGCATCAGGCATTATTTATACGGTGGATGTCACCAAACCACAAGGAGAGAAGGTGACGATTGCCAGTATGGCCGATGGCTCTCCTTTCCTTATGAACAAGGTATATAAGGTGGCTCTGAACTCTTATCGCGGTAACGGTGGTGGCGAGTTACTGACTAAAGGCTCCGGGATTCCACAGGAGAAATTGAAAGACCGTATTATTTTCTCTACGGACAAGGACCTTCGCTTCTATCTGATGAATTATATCGAGAAGAAAGGGATAATGGACCCGAAGGCGTTGAACCAGTGGAAATTTATTCCTGAAGAGTGGACAGTCCCTGCCGCCAAACATGATTATGAGTATTTATTCGGGGTGGTCAATAAGTAA
- a CDS encoding helix-turn-helix domain-containing protein, translating into MEIQGVPKIGISSVVHSKHIDPDCIDVVDNDIALFDTESVVSLYSGPSKLEVVTVGLCLGGGSKFNISLREYEIVPGRMVIVLPNQIIEHRWFSPDFKAIFFAVSKNLLEALPKVGNVLSLFFYLKDYPCFDLTPHEQDIIREYYSFIRKRLKNKEDLYRREVVMGLMQGFFFELCNIFNSHAPTAAATVKNKSRKEYIFERFYESLIESYQSERSVKFYADQLCLTPKHLSGVVKEVSGKTVGEWIDELVILEAKALLNSSSMNIQEIADRLNFANQSFFGKYFKHYTGMSPKEYRKSR; encoded by the coding sequence ATGGAGATTCAAGGTGTTCCGAAAATAGGTATTTCTTCGGTAGTTCATTCCAAGCATATAGATCCTGACTGCATTGATGTGGTTGACAATGATATAGCGCTCTTCGATACGGAGAGCGTTGTTTCCTTGTATAGCGGACCTAGTAAGCTGGAGGTAGTTACAGTGGGCCTCTGTTTGGGAGGTGGTAGTAAATTTAATATTAGTTTACGCGAGTATGAAATAGTTCCGGGACGAATGGTGATTGTCTTGCCGAATCAGATTATCGAGCATAGGTGGTTTAGTCCTGATTTCAAGGCTATTTTCTTTGCGGTATCAAAGAATTTGCTGGAAGCATTGCCTAAAGTGGGGAATGTACTTTCTCTGTTCTTTTATTTGAAAGATTATCCTTGTTTTGACCTTACGCCGCATGAACAGGATATTATCCGGGAATATTATAGCTTTATCAGGAAAAGATTGAAGAATAAGGAGGACTTGTATCGTAGAGAAGTCGTAATGGGACTGATGCAAGGTTTTTTCTTCGAACTTTGCAATATCTTTAATAGCCATGCTCCGACTGCCGCCGCTACGGTGAAGAATAAAAGTCGGAAAGAGTATATATTCGAGCGTTTCTATGAATCTCTGATAGAATCTTATCAATCGGAACGTAGTGTGAAATTTTATGCCGACCAGTTGTGTCTGACACCGAAACATCTCTCAGGTGTGGTGAAAGAAGTCAGTGGTAAAACGGTGGGGGAGTGGATTGATGAGCTGGTGATTCTGGAGGCAAAAGCGCTTCTGAATTCTTCGAGTATGAATATACAAGAGATTGCCGACCGGCTCAATTTTGCAAACCAGTCTTTCTTCGGGAAATATTTTAAGCATTATACCGGTATGTCTCCTAAAGAATACCGCAAAAGCCGATAA
- a CDS encoding Crp/Fnr family transcriptional regulator, translating to MDTLLRETVNAVVNSRFPEMSIEGRRQIENILIREEYPKGAIALNEGEVAHEIVFVGKGMLRQYYYKNGKDVTEHFSYEGCIVMCIESFLKQVPTKLIVETLEPVVLYMFPRDMLFKLAKENWEINMFYQKILEYSLIVSQIKADSWRFESARERYNLLLETHPEIIKRAPLAHIASYLLMTPETLSRVRSGVL from the coding sequence ATGGACACACTATTAAGAGAGACAGTAAACGCCGTTGTAAACTCCCGCTTTCCGGAGATGAGTATAGAGGGAAGAAGGCAGATCGAAAACATTCTCATTCGTGAAGAATATCCGAAAGGAGCCATAGCACTGAATGAAGGAGAAGTAGCCCATGAAATTGTTTTTGTCGGCAAAGGAATGCTTAGGCAGTATTACTATAAAAACGGAAAAGATGTTACCGAACATTTCTCTTACGAAGGATGTATCGTGATGTGTATTGAAAGTTTCCTGAAACAAGTACCGACAAAACTAATTGTAGAAACATTAGAGCCTGTTGTTCTTTACATGTTTCCGCGGGATATGCTATTTAAGTTAGCCAAAGAAAATTGGGAAATCAATATGTTTTATCAAAAAATACTGGAATACTCTTTAATCGTATCCCAAATCAAAGCGGACTCATGGCGCTTCGAATCGGCACGTGAACGTTATAACCTCCTGCTCGAAACGCATCCGGAAATCATCAAACGAGCTCCATTGGCACATATCGCCTCTTACCTGCTGATGACGCCGGAAACACTAAGCCGGGTACGTTCCGGCGTCTTATAG
- a CDS encoding DUF3845 domain-containing protein yields the protein MNKIIGAAVLLLCFCSCVKDNDAIYYPVGNVDIEKGGPALEVGSNSILVAESYNEEDYVLDTLAQYPGDPTLGKLTFMINLKNQSGTREVAEFNGVGKSVLTMSLGYKDGNYPVESQIPVYTSADATASYAIKLRLKGELTLTDDEWMIDYVYAQLAGLFQPYPPASFPEVFMCKGGEQSFATFDSFRRTWTFDITYDHSELSFSQLYFNLFVNLAGQKREDRIRLRIDKDSYFKIYKIKEEM from the coding sequence ATGAATAAAATTATAGGAGCGGCTGTATTGCTGCTTTGTTTTTGCAGTTGTGTGAAGGATAATGATGCGATATATTATCCTGTGGGTAATGTGGATATTGAAAAAGGCGGTCCGGCTCTGGAAGTAGGATCTAATAGTATTTTGGTGGCTGAGAGCTATAATGAAGAGGATTATGTATTGGATACGCTTGCGCAGTATCCGGGTGATCCGACTCTTGGCAAGCTGACGTTTATGATTAATCTGAAAAATCAGTCGGGAACCCGGGAGGTTGCAGAGTTCAATGGTGTAGGTAAATCCGTATTGACTATGAGCCTCGGTTACAAAGACGGTAATTATCCGGTAGAAAGCCAGATTCCTGTTTATACTTCCGCAGATGCTACTGCTAGTTATGCCATTAAACTTCGTTTAAAGGGAGAGTTAACTTTAACCGACGATGAATGGATGATTGATTATGTTTATGCTCAACTGGCCGGTTTATTCCAGCCTTATCCGCCAGCGTCTTTCCCGGAAGTCTTTATGTGTAAAGGAGGGGAACAGTCTTTTGCTACTTTTGATTCATTTCGCAGGACCTGGACATTTGATATAACTTATGATCATTCCGAGCTTTCTTTTAGTCAATTATACTTTAACTTATTTGTTAATCTGGCTGGGCAAAAGCGGGAAGACAGAATCCGGCTGAGGATAGATAAAGATTCCTACTTTAAGATATATAAAATAAAAGAGGAAATGTAG
- a CDS encoding putative transporter, producing the protein MEWLSSLFLEHSALQAVVVLSLISAIGLGLGRVHFWGISLGVTFVFFAGILAGHFGLSVDPQMLNYAESFGLVIFVYSLGLQVGPGFFSSFRKGGVTLNMLALGVVLLGTLLTVVASYATGISLPDMVGILCGATTNTPALGAAQQTLKQMGMDSSTPALGCAVAYPMGVVGVILAVLLIRKVLVRKEDLEIKEKDDANKTYIAAFQVHNPAIFNKSIKDIAHLSYPKFVISRLWRDGHVSIPTSDKVLKEGDRLLVITAEKDALALTVLFGEQENTDWNKEDIDWNAIDSELVSQRIVVTRPELNGKKLGALRLRNHYGINISRVYRSGVQLLATPGLILQLGDRLTVVGEKAAIQNVEKVLGNAVKSLKEPNLVVIFIGIVLGLALGAIPFSIPGISTPVKLGLAGGPIIVGILLGTFGPRIHMITYTTRSANLMLRALGLSMYLACLGLDAGAHFFDTVFRSEGLLWIGLGAGLTIIPTVLVGFVAFKMMKIDFGTVSGMLCGSMANPMALNYANDTIPGDNPSVAYATVYPLCMFLRVIIAQVLLMFLLG; encoded by the coding sequence ATGGAGTGGTTATCTAGTCTATTTCTCGAACATTCTGCCTTACAGGCTGTTGTGGTACTTTCACTGATTTCTGCGATAGGTCTGGGCTTGGGAAGAGTGCATTTCTGGGGTATATCCCTGGGAGTCACTTTTGTTTTTTTTGCCGGTATACTTGCCGGGCATTTCGGGCTTTCGGTTGACCCGCAGATGTTGAATTACGCAGAAAGTTTCGGTCTGGTTATCTTTGTTTATTCTCTCGGTCTACAAGTGGGGCCCGGTTTTTTCAGTTCTTTCCGGAAAGGAGGAGTGACGTTGAATATGTTGGCGTTGGGAGTTGTTCTTCTGGGTACTTTATTAACGGTGGTAGCCAGTTATGCTACAGGTATATCACTTCCCGATATGGTTGGTATTCTTTGCGGAGCAACGACAAACACTCCGGCGTTGGGAGCGGCGCAGCAGACATTGAAACAAATGGGCATGGATAGTAGTACGCCTGCTCTGGGATGTGCCGTGGCCTATCCAATGGGAGTAGTCGGTGTGATTCTTGCCGTTTTGTTAATTCGTAAAGTATTGGTTCGCAAGGAAGACTTGGAAATAAAGGAGAAGGATGATGCGAACAAAACCTATATTGCAGCGTTTCAAGTACATAATCCTGCTATTTTCAATAAAAGCATAAAGGATATAGCTCATTTGAGTTATCCTAAGTTTGTTATTTCCCGTTTGTGGCGTGACGGACATGTCAGTATTCCGACTTCTGATAAAGTGTTGAAGGAAGGTGATCGCTTGCTGGTGATTACGGCTGAAAAAGATGCGCTGGCTCTGACTGTGCTTTTCGGCGAACAGGAAAATACGGATTGGAACAAAGAGGACATTGACTGGAATGCGATTGACAGTGAACTGGTCTCCCAGCGCATTGTTGTCACTCGCCCTGAACTGAACGGGAAGAAATTGGGAGCGCTCCGGTTGAGAAATCATTATGGAATCAATATCAGCCGTGTCTATCGTTCGGGTGTACAACTGCTCGCCACTCCGGGATTGATACTTCAGTTGGGTGACCGACTGACGGTAGTAGGGGAAAAGGCAGCCATTCAAAACGTGGAAAAAGTGCTAGGTAATGCTGTCAAGAGTTTGAAAGAACCTAATTTAGTTGTTATATTTATTGGTATCGTGTTGGGATTGGCGTTAGGTGCTATTCCTTTTTCTATTCCGGGTATCAGTACTCCTGTAAAACTAGGCTTGGCAGGTGGTCCTATTATTGTCGGTATCCTTTTAGGTACGTTTGGACCACGGATACACATGATTACCTACACTACTCGTAGTGCCAATTTGATGTTACGTGCCTTGGGACTCTCAATGTATCTAGCCTGTCTGGGACTAGATGCTGGGGCACATTTCTTCGATACGGTATTCCGTTCGGAAGGGCTACTGTGGATCGGTTTAGGAGCCGGACTGACAATCATCCCAACTGTTTTAGTGGGCTTTGTAGCCTTCAAGATGATGAAGATCGATTTTGGCACAGTGTCCGGTATGCTATGCGGAAGTATGGCGAATCCTATGGCATTAAATTATGCAAATGATACAATTCCCGGTGATAACCCGTCTGTAGCCTATGCGACAGTATATCCATTGTGTATGTTTCTACGGGTGATTATTGCACAAGTACTGTTGATGTTCTTATTAGGTTGA